In Phaeobacter piscinae, one genomic interval encodes:
- a CDS encoding IS66 family transposase zinc-finger binding domain-containing protein, with the protein MSRINQVLTLGETCTCGPKLRAIAEGVAEELEYVPGRFVVNRIVRPRPLGRFAMQSACRTIHGLP; encoded by the coding sequence ATGTCCCGGATTAATCAGGTTCTGACACTGGGTGAGACCTGCACATGCGGCCCGAAGCTGCGGGCCATTGCCGAAGGTGTGGCGGAGGAGCTGGAATATGTGCCGGGCCGATTTGTTGTGAACCGGATTGTCCGCCCGCGCCCTCTCGGCAGATTTGCTATGCAAAGCGCCTGCCGGACAATACATGGTCTGCCGTGA
- a CDS encoding IS66 family transposase, protein MTNGPAAELIRLPRSASASDRWRPMPHYRFTSNCRGEHPSAHLASDKGRMHADSYTGLKELYRSGAIREVA, encoded by the coding sequence ATGACGAACGGCCCTGCGGCGGAGCTGATCCGCCTGCCGCGCTCGGCATCGGCCTCGGACCGATGGCGGCCAATGCCTCACTACCGTTTCACATCAAACTGCAGAGGCGAGCATCCTTCAGCGCATCTGGCCAGCGACAAAGGCCGGATGCATGCGGATAGCTACACCGGCCTCAAAGAGCTGTACCGGTCCGGTGCAATCCGCGAGGTTGCCTGA